From the genome of Candidatus Methylacidiphilales bacterium, one region includes:
- the pgsA gene encoding CDP-diacylglycerol--glycerol-3-phosphate 3-phosphatidyltransferase: MNRGVQFSLLNPPNIISLARLVLCVGLAVVLSFDLSTKAPIALALFIFASITDWLDGYLARRHNQITSLGKLLDPLADKILICTAFIGLFHFGLVSLWMVVLIMSREFLVTGLRLIAAAQGVVLAAEKLGKHKMFSQVITLILGYGITSVHTLWVQENTAIYWLYIAYHSFLGLTLAITLLSGIIYFWRNRHALNPGLNANRPLTSIHDKQTARTSSTTPAFKDWQVITDALQKGSQILILRKGGIHENKGSFSLQFRRFWLFPTSYHQQYSLVKNITSPQASEKEPTTVSIRSYAEVTHAFFIRNASLIPLLSPFHHWKDEVIEERFHQSQKKGLFAMIVRVYILPFEYRLPMHPSYGGCRSWVELPLSFEAYTATPVLEDEEFNKQQTSLLSLLERQDVEKII, from the coding sequence ATGAATAGAGGCGTGCAGTTTTCGTTATTGAACCCTCCCAACATCATCAGCCTGGCTCGACTTGTTTTATGCGTCGGGTTGGCTGTCGTGTTAAGTTTCGATCTTTCAACCAAAGCTCCAATAGCTCTAGCTTTATTTATCTTTGCCTCCATAACCGATTGGCTCGATGGCTACCTCGCCCGCCGTCACAACCAAATAACTAGCCTCGGGAAACTTCTCGACCCACTGGCGGACAAAATCTTAATCTGCACAGCTTTCATCGGTCTTTTTCATTTTGGCTTAGTCTCCCTGTGGATGGTGGTTCTTATTATGTCCCGTGAATTCCTCGTCACGGGCCTTCGTCTGATTGCCGCGGCGCAAGGCGTTGTCCTAGCCGCCGAAAAATTAGGCAAACACAAAATGTTCTCACAAGTGATCACTCTCATCCTCGGATATGGAATCACCTCCGTCCACACACTGTGGGTGCAAGAAAATACAGCCATCTACTGGCTTTATATCGCTTACCATAGCTTCCTTGGATTGACCCTCGCGATCACCCTCCTCTCAGGGATCATCTACTTTTGGAGAAACCGCCACGCCTTAAATCCTGGTTTGAATGCCAATCGTCCACTCACCTCTATTCATGACAAACAAACGGCCCGCACCTCATCAACAACGCCCGCCTTCAAAGATTGGCAAGTTATCACTGATGCACTCCAGAAAGGCTCTCAAATTTTAATATTACGAAAAGGTGGCATCCACGAAAACAAAGGCTCGTTTTCCCTACAATTCAGACGCTTCTGGCTTTTCCCAACCTCATACCATCAGCAATATTCCCTCGTCAAAAACATAACTTCCCCCCAAGCCTCAGAAAAAGAGCCAACCACAGTCTCAATCAGATCTTATGCAGAAGTTACCCACGCTTTCTTCATCCGAAATGCATCACTCATTCCCTTGCTTAGCCCCTTCCATCACTGGAAAGATGAAGTGATCGAAGAACGCTTTCATCAGAGTCAAAAAAAGGGTCTTTTCGCCATGATAGTTCGGGTCTACATACTCCCTTTTGAATACCGACTCCCCATGCATCCAAGCTATGGCGGCTGCCGATCCTGGGTTGAGCTACCTCTAAGCTTCGAAGCTTACACCGCCACACCCGTGCTAGAAGATGAAGAATTCAATAAGCAACAAACCTCTCTCCTCTCTCTGCTCGAGCGGCAAGACGTCGAAAAAATCATCTAG
- a CDS encoding chlorite dismutase family protein encodes MLESLSLKAAEGLFVVHLFLRVDFAHWAGIPRADQEERLGYFEKILTTRANERKVQVKFILMGGKADAAVMMLGVDRMELLVMERELLSALGENVLKRVWSYFSMTEVSEYTTTESEYRLELLQQGIEEGSERYQKELAIRLDRLKSYTIDRLYPRLPDWRFFCFYPMSKRRAYGQNWYELPFEERKSLMKGHAAIGRKYAGKVLQLVSGSIGLDDWEWGVTLFAHEARDVKAIVTEMRYDPTSARYAEFGPFYTGILVPLMAEGARLQTILAQLWGINRH; translated from the coding sequence ATGTTGGAATCTTTGAGTTTGAAGGCGGCAGAGGGACTTTTTGTTGTGCACCTTTTTTTACGAGTAGATTTCGCACATTGGGCAGGTATCCCCCGAGCAGACCAAGAGGAACGTTTAGGGTATTTTGAGAAAATTCTTACAACGAGGGCAAATGAGCGGAAGGTGCAGGTGAAATTTATTTTGATGGGTGGGAAGGCGGATGCGGCAGTGATGATGCTCGGTGTCGATCGAATGGAGCTTTTGGTGATGGAGCGCGAGCTTTTATCGGCGCTAGGAGAGAATGTGTTGAAACGCGTGTGGAGTTATTTTTCGATGACCGAGGTATCGGAATACACTACGACGGAGAGCGAGTATCGTTTAGAGCTTCTTCAGCAGGGGATCGAGGAGGGAAGTGAGAGGTATCAAAAGGAACTAGCGATCCGTCTGGATCGACTTAAGAGCTACACGATTGATAGGCTTTATCCGAGGTTGCCAGATTGGCGTTTCTTTTGCTTTTATCCGATGAGTAAACGTCGAGCATACGGACAGAATTGGTATGAGTTGCCTTTTGAGGAGCGTAAAAGCTTGATGAAAGGGCATGCGGCTATTGGGAGAAAGTATGCGGGGAAGGTGTTGCAGTTGGTGTCGGGTTCTATTGGCCTAGATGATTGGGAGTGGGGAGTGACGCTGTTTGCGCATGAGGCACGTGATGTGAAGGCGATTGTGACGGAGATGCGTTATGATCCGACGAGTGCACGATATGCGGAATTTGGTCCATTTTACACGGGGATTCTTGTCCCGTTGATGGCAGAGGGGGCGAGGCTGCAGACAATACTGGCGCAGCTGTGGGGGATCAATCGACATTGA